The genomic DNA TGCAGGGCGACCGTGGGCGCGGTCTCCAACCCGGCCCACGCCAACGTCAACCGCGGCAAGGCGGGGCGCAGCCGTTGGCTCGGCAAGCGACCCGAGGTGCGCGGTGTTTCGATGAACCCGATCGACCACCCCCACGGTGGTGGTGAGGGCCGCACCGCTGGCGGCCGTCATCCGGTCAACCCGCAGGGCAAGCCGACCAAGGGGTACAAGACCCGCTCGAACAAGCGCAGCGACGCCCTCATCGTGCGGCGTCGGCACGCCAAGCGGAAGTAGTGGAGGCCAATCTTGGCGCGCTCGGTTTGGAAGGGCCCGTTCGTCGACGGCTATCTGCTTAAAAAGGCGGAAGCCGCGCGCGAGTCGGGCCGCAGAGAAATCATCAAGACCTGGTCGCGGCGCTCGACGATCATGCCGCAGTTTGTCGGCCTGACCTTCGGGGTGCACAACGGCAAGAAGTTCGTCCCGGTGCTGGTGACCGAACACATGGTCGGCCACAAGCTCGGCGAGTTTGCGCCCACCCGCACGTTCCACGGGCACGCCGCGGACAAGAAGGCGAAGAGGAGATAAGGCCATGGGCAAGCCCAAGGCCGGCCGTCCGGTCGCCGAAAACGAAGCGAAGGCGATGGCGCGCAGCCTGCGCATCAGCCCGCGCA from Limimonas halophila includes the following:
- the rpsS gene encoding 30S ribosomal protein S19; the protein is MARSVWKGPFVDGYLLKKAEAARESGRREIIKTWSRRSTIMPQFVGLTFGVHNGKKFVPVLVTEHMVGHKLGEFAPTRTFHGHAADKKAKRR